Proteins encoded by one window of Streptomyces sp. NBC_01477:
- a CDS encoding PQQ-binding-like beta-propeller repeat protein — protein MRTYWSARWFRMIAAAVAVVGALAACSGDPVPPPVDSSPGAHGGAEPRAKLQDPPQAFAPDHASVLQGNWFSSVRNQDIDEVMTVGDGRAYAYDTKLVGVTGLRLADGGTAWSTRVPDADKLVSAPRFGGGIVAGAFRTDIAGTGTAEDRAANVVVGFDAASGRTLWSQDVGGAENDDSDVLLAQDDPVPEVIDMDAEHVLVTVASQGYSETPARSVLLDARTGKVLWTDDDLTAVDLDGSAIDGLRRDGDYAGVSVADGHRLWERSLGVGEAQTSDAGPGLTLAVAIEFDLLIDPATGKVVIDFGDTLMTRCDYDGRDTTVCSGRGADQGAAVWAVDVHTHQVLWRLPDAAAHREAPGVTAAWHGVVYGVGHDPMTLDARTGKDLRATTGLDDSPFLVTAGYGLVYDDLSHSVTVYQAAGG, from the coding sequence ATGAGGACGTATTGGTCAGCGCGCTGGTTCCGCATGATCGCCGCGGCGGTCGCCGTGGTCGGCGCCCTGGCGGCCTGCAGCGGAGACCCGGTGCCGCCCCCCGTCGACTCGTCCCCGGGCGCGCACGGCGGCGCCGAGCCGCGGGCGAAGCTCCAGGACCCGCCGCAGGCCTTCGCGCCCGATCACGCCTCGGTCCTCCAGGGGAACTGGTTCTCGTCGGTGCGCAACCAGGATATCGACGAGGTCATGACGGTCGGCGACGGACGCGCGTACGCGTACGACACCAAGCTCGTCGGGGTCACCGGCCTGCGGCTGGCGGACGGCGGAACCGCCTGGAGTACCCGGGTCCCCGACGCCGACAAGCTGGTGAGCGCGCCGCGCTTCGGCGGCGGGATCGTGGCCGGCGCCTTCCGTACCGACATCGCGGGGACCGGCACCGCCGAGGACCGGGCCGCGAACGTCGTCGTCGGCTTCGACGCGGCGAGCGGCAGGACGCTGTGGTCGCAGGACGTCGGCGGCGCCGAGAACGACGACAGCGACGTGCTGCTCGCCCAGGACGACCCGGTGCCCGAGGTCATCGACATGGACGCCGAGCACGTCCTGGTCACCGTCGCCTCCCAGGGCTACTCCGAGACGCCGGCCAGGTCCGTGCTGCTCGACGCCCGTACCGGCAAGGTGCTGTGGACCGACGACGACCTGACCGCCGTCGACCTGGACGGCTCCGCGATCGACGGCCTCCGCCGTGACGGCGACTACGCGGGCGTGTCCGTGGCGGACGGACACCGGCTCTGGGAGCGCAGCCTCGGCGTCGGCGAGGCGCAGACGTCGGACGCGGGACCCGGGCTGACGCTCGCTGTGGCGATCGAGTTCGACCTGCTGATCGACCCGGCCACCGGCAAGGTCGTCATCGACTTCGGCGACACCCTGATGACGCGCTGCGACTACGACGGCAGGGACACCACCGTCTGCTCGGGCCGCGGCGCCGATCAGGGCGCGGCCGTGTGGGCCGTCGACGTCCACACCCACCAGGTGCTGTGGCGGCTGCCGGACGCGGCCGCGCACCGCGAGGCGCCGGGCGTGACGGCGGCCTGGCACGGCGTGGTCTACGGCGTCGGGCACGACCCGATGACGCTCGACGCCAGGACCGGCAAGGACCTGCGCGCCACCACGGGCTTGGACGACTCGCCCTTCCTGGTCACCGCGGGCTACGGCCTGGTCTACGACGACCTGTCGCACTCGGTCACCGTCTACCAGGCAGCCGGGGGGTGA